In Triticum urartu cultivar G1812 chromosome 6, Tu2.1, whole genome shotgun sequence, the following proteins share a genomic window:
- the LOC125515313 gene encoding E3 ubiquitin-protein ligase WAV3-like has protein sequence MESRWRKAKMSLGLNLCVYVPRTLDDLDAGPPSTGSSTAALVSPAASSSASSYATSANTTPTADPGSAKGPGALMPTTPTPTSAGLRLSKSGSKSFKKTCAICLTIMKPGQGHALFTAECSHTFHFHCISANVKHGSNNCPVCRTEWKELPFRGPLVAAIPQGSARINPVNGQQNGGHMTLLRPLPRARSSGRLHHVTCLLPDTDRSVFNDDEPLDLCEATDDHQQGCSRTVEITTHPEFTEIPESTSERSFTVLIHLKAPLAQNLHVPGDDSSPNTGRAPVDLITVLDVSGSMAGTKLALLKRAMGFVIQNLGSSDRLSVIAFSSSARRLFPLRRMTESGRKQSLLAVNSLTSNGGTNIAEGLRKGSKVIEERQAKNPVCSIILLSDGQDTYTVSPSTGAHKPFTVSPTASAQKASAEYCALLPSTNGSQQVPVHVFGFGADHDAVSLHSISQTSGGTFSFIETEVTIQDAFAQCIGGLLSVVAQDLRVKVESVHPDVHFGSIRSGSYSSRIADDKRNGSIDVGDLYAEEERDFLMTLNVPQGCGEETALLKVGCVYKDPLMKETINMAEVQVKISRPAFVSVQTVSIQVDRQKNRLHAAEVMAAARFSAERGELAHAVSLLEDCRRMIMGSASGQSGDRLCQSLDAELKEMQERMASRQRYEASGRAYVLSGLSSHSWQRATARGDSTDSESLIQAYQTTSMVDMVLRSQTLSRSSTPKQTPQMRHAKSFPARPQPR, from the exons ATGGAGAGCAGATGGAGGAAGGCCAAGATGTCGCTGGGGCTCAACCTCTGCGTCTACGTGCCCCGGACGCTGGACGACCTGGACGCCGGCCCGCCCTCCACGGGCTCCTCCACGGCCGCGCTCGTCTcgccggcggcctcctcctccgcctcctcctacGCCACCAGCGCCAACACCACCCCCACCGCCGACCCGGGCAGCGCCAAGGGCCCCGGCGCGCTCATGCCCACCACCCCGACGCCCACCTCCGCCGGCCTCCGCCTCTCCAAGTCCGGCAGCAAGTCCTTCAAG AAAACATGTGCAATATGCTTGACCATAATGAAACCTGGTCAGGGCCATGCTCTATTCACGGCAGAGTGCTCACATACCTTTCACTTCCATTGCATATCTGCAAATGTTAAGCATGGAAGCAACAATTGCCCAGTTTGTCGCACCGAATGGAAGGAACTTCCATTCCGTGGCCCGCTGGTTGCTGCAATCCCTCAAGGAAGTGCAAGGATTAATCCTGTTAATGGGCAGCAAAATGGCGGCCACATGACACTATTGCGACCACTCCCTCGTGCTCGTTCTTCTGGCCGCCTTCATCATGTAACTTGTTTGTTGCCTGACACTGACCGAAGTGTTTTCAATGATGATGAGCCCTTGGATTTGTGTGAAGCAACCGATGACCATCAGCAAGGATGTTCAAGAACAGTAGAGATAACGACACACCCTGAGTTCACTGAAATACCAGAAAGTACTTCAGAAAGAAGCTTCACTGTTCTAATTCATCTAAAGGCACCCCTTGCTCAGAATTTGCATGTACCTGGAGATGACAGTAGCCCAAACACTGGTCGAGCCCCAGTTGATCTTATCACTGTGCTTGATGTCAGTGGTAGCATGGCTGGTACCAAACTTGCATTGCTGAAGAGGGCCATGGGGTTTGTCATTCAGAACCTTGGCTCCTCAGATCGGCTTTCTGTCATCGCCTTCTCATCATCTGCACGCAGGCTCTTCCCTCTTCGTCGGATGACCGAATCTGGTCGTAAGCAAAGCTTGCTAGCAGTCAATTCTCTGACGTCAAATGGTGGCACCAACATTGCTGAGGGTCTGAGAAAAGGCTCCAAAGTGATTGAAGAACGACAGGCCAAGAATCCAGTCTGCAGCATTATCCTTTTATCAGACGGGCAAGACACATATACAGTCTCACCAAGTACCGGTGCACACAAACCATTTACAGTCTCACCAACTGCCAGTGCACAGAAAGCATCAGCGGAGTATTGTGCGCTCTTGCCATCTACTAATGGTAGTCAGCAGGTACCAGTTCATGTGTTCGGGTTCGGTGCTGACCATGATGCAGTTTCGCTCCATTCGATCTCTCAAACCTCTGGTGGGACCTTTTCATTCATCGAGACAGAGGTTACCATCCAAGATGCATTTGCTCAATGTATTGGTGGACTTTTGAGTGTGGTCGCACAGGATTTACGTGTAAAGGTGGAGAGTGTCCACCCTGATGTGCACTTTGGTTCCATCAGATCAGGCAGCTACTCCAGCAGAATTGCAGATGATAAGAGGAATGGGTCCATTGATGTTGGTGACCTGTATGCTGAAGAGGAAAGGGATTTTCTTATGACTCTGAACGTTCCCCAAGGGTGTGGCGAAGAAACGGCACTTCTCAAAGTTGGCTGTGTCTACAAAGATCCGCTGATGAAGGAGACCATCAACATGGCTGAGGTGCAGGTGAAGATCTCCAGGCCGGCATTCGTGTCGGTGCAAACCGTGTCGATCCAGGTGGACCGGCAGAAGAACCGTCTTCATGCAGCCGAGGTGATGGCCGCAGCAAGGTTCTCCGCGGAGCGTGGCGAGCTGGCACACGCTGTCTCACTGCTCGAGGACTGCCGGAGAATGATCATGGGATCAGCGTCGGGGCAGTCCGGTGACCGGCTGTGCCAGTCGCTGGACGCCGAGCTGAAGGAGATGCAGGAGAGGATGGCGAGCCGGCAGAGGTACGAGGCGTCCGGGCGCGCCTACGTGCTGTCGGGCCTGAGCTCGCACTCGTGGCAGAGGGCGACCGCCCGCGGCGACTCCACGGACAGCGAGAGCCTGATCCAGGCCTACCAGACGACGTCGATGGTGGACATGGTGCTGCGCTCCCAGACGCTTTCCCGCTCGTCGACCCCGAAACAGACCCCGCAGATGAGGCACGCCAAGTCGTTCCCGGCGCGCCCGCAGCCTAGGTAG